GCTACTTGGTCCTTCGGTAGGTGGACTGTTGCTCGGTTCTTTGGTAGGTACACTGCTACTTGGTCTTACAGTAGGTGGACTATTGCTTGGTACTTCGGTAGATGGACTGCTACTTGGTTTTTCAGTAGGTGGCTCAGTGGTAACAGGTTCTGTCGAATTTTTGTTCAATGCATGAACTTGGAATCGTACAAATAATCCATCACCCAAACTTCCAGTGATTAACAAAACGATCTTTCGTGAGCCTAATCCACCAACTAAAGGACGAACTGTTGATTGGGATCTGCCCAGATCTTTTACTCGAACGAAACTTATGTCTTCATTTGCATGAGCTCCAACTTTGATTGTTATATGTTTACCCAATATTTTTGGCTACAATTTATAAAGAACAGCGTTAATCAATTCGTtagatttatatactttttaaataatatattgtcagttatatttatacttatgtatacatactttCCTAATAATTTTGTCCACAACGAGTTTATCACCTTCTTCGCGTTTTCCTAAGACATACTCATTGCCCATAACCAAAGTGGCCACGGTAAGGCACAAAAGAAGAATTAGTATCCCGCgcattttttgtatttttttttctcgtcaaaTCTCAAgcaaatttgttatattcggATCCTAAAGCTCAACTGAATTAACGACGTTTCACGTAAGTATTTATACCTTCGTGTTATCAATAACCTCGCATATGTTTCTAGGAAAGTTTGTAAATGATATTAACTTAAAGATTTCTATCGCTTAAACGCTATCAACAAGTTATATAAGATTATTCGTGTCTACTTATTTCGGAATTTCCGTATTTCACTAGAAAATCTTTGTTTTCGTAAAACAATACGAGTTAAACTACATCGTATccttaaagtaaataaaacatGACAACAACATAGATAATGGATCTTAATTTAGATCACAAATTTGTCGAAGTTGAtaagaaattgttaataacCCTTCGCTCATCTATAAATTGTTATTGAGACATGCacatgtttaatattttttattattcgatataatttttttacataatcacaaattattccatattttgttcgaattaattaaaatactcctttaatgaattatcaagctaataataaaaaggaaaaattagaaaaaagaaagagaaaaaacaacatCAACAGATTTTAACGATGATTGTCGATTCGCAATAAATTAGAATGTCGTATTATGTAACAATGACAAAATTTCTCAATGAAAACgcaaaagtatttatttacatgaattatttttatatatttatattgaacaATATTTATCTTTGTGCGTGTATTACGTTACACACACATGCGCATACATACGTTGCAGTCGCATACCATATTCGTTGGGGGTCCGATAACGGTACTAGATACGATTGATAAAACAACTCATCGCTCGTCGCGATTGATTAAAGCGACATACAACGAAATCGAGTAATCTCGAACATTCCCCTCTCGTATTCATCTCTACGTAACCGTTATCTTATTTTACGtatttctagaaaaaaaaagaaaaaagaaaaagaaggtattACGAAAGAGCCCATTGAAATATactacaataaaatatttgaatttcttttaccGGTATTATAATGAAACACGTTAATAATGACTTTTGTCGTTAAGATATTACCATTAATCGCTGCGAATGActcattttttaacgaaataaaaaaaaaagaaaaattaaaatcgataagatAAGAAACACAGAAAGACCAAAGACGTTCAAAGAATTTATCAACCCTGAATTTAGAATTTCATAAAGTATTTGCAATAATTACTTACTCATCGTCGAAtttaatcgttgaaaat
This is a stretch of genomic DNA from Vespula vulgaris chromosome 2, iyVesVulg1.1, whole genome shotgun sequence. It encodes these proteins:
- the LOC127072555 gene encoding putative protein TPRXL, giving the protein MRGILILLLCLTVATLVMGNEYVLGKREEGDKLVVDKIIRKPKILGKHITIKVGAHANEDISFVRVKDLGRSQSTVRPLVGGLGSRKIVLLITGSLGDGLFVRFQVHALNKNSTEPVTTEPPTEKPSSSPSTEVPSNSPPTVRPSSSVPTKEPSNSPPTEGPSSSPSTEVPSNSPPTVRPSSSVPTKEPSNSPPTEGPSSSVPTEEPTSSPPTKGPSSSPSTEGSSSSPSTEKPSSSPPTERSSSSPSTEKPSSSPSTEGPSSSPSTEGSSSSPSTNGPSSSPSTEGPSSSASSKATGTTQKYIE